In a single window of the Saccharothrix australiensis genome:
- a CDS encoding YciI family protein — translation MKYLLLSYTPAAAWDADTANTPSAEALAAFAWYQEFERELVESGEFVTSAGLGHPAVGTTVRRTPAGVEATDGPFAELKEVLASFAVVDVAGHERAVEIAARIVDALGEPIEVRPIMGADFTA, via the coding sequence GTGAAGTACCTGCTGCTCAGCTACACCCCGGCCGCCGCGTGGGACGCCGACACCGCCAACACGCCCTCCGCGGAGGCGCTGGCCGCGTTCGCCTGGTACCAGGAGTTCGAGCGGGAACTGGTCGAGAGCGGCGAGTTCGTCACCAGCGCGGGACTCGGCCACCCCGCGGTCGGCACCACGGTCCGCAGGACGCCCGCCGGCGTGGAGGCGACCGACGGGCCGTTCGCCGAGCTGAAGGAGGTCCTGGCGAGCTTCGCCGTGGTCGACGTCGCCGGCCACGAGCGCGCCGTCGAGATCGCCGCGCGCATCGTCGACGCGCTGGGCGAACCGATCGAGGTCCGCCCGATCATGGGCGCGGACTTCACGGCGTGA
- a CDS encoding response regulator transcription factor, which translates to MATAIARHVGVGGCRSSAPEVSVKQVRVVVQATDPLTAAGLAGSLDERAEIEVLPRTRAADADVFVVATDRTGSDTVALLRAADAEHQRPRVLVTGAVDPVGLLAMVESGVVVVLYRAATTGDVLARAVRDAAAGRGALPPDLLGTMLQQVRTLQREVLAPHGLSSSGLTPREVDVLRLLADGHDTAEIAERLRYSERTVKNVIHTMLIRLGLGNRAHAVAYAVRAGSI; encoded by the coding sequence GTGGCCACCGCCATCGCGCGGCACGTCGGTGTCGGTGGTTGTCGGTCGTCGGCTCCGGAGGTGTCGGTGAAACAGGTGCGGGTGGTGGTCCAGGCCACCGACCCGCTCACGGCGGCGGGTCTCGCGGGCAGCCTCGACGAGCGCGCGGAGATCGAGGTGCTGCCCCGGACGCGGGCCGCCGACGCCGACGTCTTCGTCGTCGCCACCGACCGCACCGGGTCGGACACGGTGGCGCTCCTGCGGGCCGCCGACGCCGAGCACCAGCGGCCCCGGGTGCTGGTGACCGGCGCGGTGGACCCCGTCGGCCTGCTGGCGATGGTCGAGTCCGGTGTCGTGGTGGTGCTCTACCGCGCGGCCACGACCGGCGACGTGCTCGCGCGTGCGGTCCGGGACGCCGCCGCGGGACGGGGCGCGCTGCCGCCGGACCTGCTCGGGACCATGCTCCAGCAGGTGCGGACCCTCCAGCGCGAAGTGCTCGCGCCGCACGGGCTCAGCTCGTCGGGGCTGACGCCGCGCGAGGTGGACGTGCTGCGGTTGCTGGCCGACGGCCACGACACCGCCGAGATCGCGGAGCGCCTGCGCTACTCGGAACGCACGGTCAAGAACGTCATCCACACGATGCTGATCAGGCTGGGCCTGGGCAACCGCGCGCACGCCGTCGCCTACGCGGTGCGGGCCGGCTCGATCTGA
- a CDS encoding M35 family metallo-endopeptidase has translation MRTTSAAVGAVLAAVLLVIGPAPANAAPPGPAASPERDEDVAAMADRFAVTLTAEPRYRLGEPIALAFGLRNPSGQDYSVLAWHTPLDNPDQEVFDYLRVRHGDRELPYEGRRIKRGDPGPSAYRLVRAGETLRSTVDVSTSYAITEPGVYTVTLATRLGDVVSGPTPAARTTGEFTGVDLAEVSVTFEVVAGGPPRLPLSAGPADEPGEPEGRVDVAAAKDPKFSGGTAARKKQTKKAHQDAYKYAVASTNALPNPPPKPITQRYVTWFGAYDDARYATARSHFTKIRGHLENVVVTYYLEPPKCDPSTYAYVYPSDSTKLYLCSEFWKAPALGTNSKAGTVIHEMSHYNVNGGTQDYAYGQAACKALAKDKPAKAVMNADNHEYFAESISV, from the coding sequence ATGAGAACCACGTCCGCCGCTGTGGGAGCGGTGCTCGCCGCCGTGCTCCTGGTGATCGGCCCGGCGCCCGCGAACGCGGCGCCGCCGGGGCCTGCCGCGTCGCCCGAACGGGACGAGGACGTCGCCGCGATGGCCGACCGGTTCGCCGTGACGCTGACCGCCGAGCCGCGCTACCGGCTCGGCGAGCCGATCGCGCTCGCCTTCGGCCTGCGCAACCCGTCCGGGCAGGACTACTCCGTGCTGGCCTGGCACACCCCGCTGGACAACCCCGACCAGGAGGTGTTCGACTACCTGCGGGTCCGGCACGGCGACCGCGAGCTGCCCTACGAGGGGCGGCGGATCAAGCGCGGCGACCCGGGGCCGTCGGCATACCGGCTCGTCCGCGCCGGGGAGACGCTGCGCTCGACGGTCGACGTGTCGACCTCGTACGCGATCACCGAGCCCGGCGTCTACACGGTCACCCTGGCCACGCGCCTGGGTGACGTGGTCAGCGGCCCGACGCCCGCGGCGCGCACCACGGGCGAGTTCACGGGCGTCGACCTGGCCGAGGTGTCGGTGACGTTCGAGGTCGTGGCCGGCGGGCCGCCACGCCTGCCGCTGTCCGCGGGGCCGGCCGACGAACCGGGCGAGCCGGAGGGCCGCGTCGACGTGGCCGCCGCCAAGGACCCGAAGTTCTCGGGCGGGACCGCGGCGCGGAAGAAGCAGACCAAGAAGGCGCACCAGGACGCGTACAAGTACGCGGTGGCTTCGACCAACGCGCTGCCGAATCCTCCGCCCAAGCCCATCACCCAGCGGTACGTGACGTGGTTCGGCGCGTACGACGACGCGCGCTACGCGACGGCGCGCAGCCACTTCACCAAGATCCGCGGCCACTTGGAGAACGTGGTGGTCACCTACTACCTCGAACCGCCCAAGTGCGACCCGTCGACCTACGCCTACGTCTACCCGAGCGATTCGACCAAGCTGTACCTCTGCTCGGAGTTCTGGAAGGCGCCCGCGCTCGGCACGAACTCCAAGGCGGGCACCGTGATCCACGAGATGAGCCACTACAACGTCAACGGCGGCACCCAGGACTACGCGTACGGGCAGGCCGCGTGCAAGGCGCTGGCCAAGGACAAGCCGGCCAAGGCCGTGATGAACGCCGACAACCACGAGTACTTCGCGGAGTCCATCAGCGTCTAG
- a CDS encoding type VII secretion system-associated protein, whose protein sequence is MDATTGAPPRPPGDCLLLVNPHWRPAREDVPPPFDAVVGSWPVEDGKVGRFRVNPGHRPPDEDAPSDPLDAVLRLVQRGGATTAHLQLLLWDTEFDVAVDGSGRPLVTTSPDDVPCVLLVTGEAHRARFPRSDWSRVDLVGLVTLLADGTDVLINPDGAAAVRLTGDFIRDTVLLGEEVGTAFTVDDLVTDGLGVTRWDGAAGPGGGTAE, encoded by the coding sequence GTGGACGCGACGACCGGCGCACCGCCGCGACCGCCCGGCGACTGCCTGCTGCTGGTGAACCCGCACTGGCGGCCGGCGCGGGAGGACGTGCCGCCGCCGTTCGACGCGGTGGTCGGGTCGTGGCCGGTCGAGGACGGGAAGGTCGGCCGGTTCCGCGTGAACCCCGGGCACCGGCCACCGGACGAGGACGCGCCGTCGGACCCGTTGGACGCGGTCCTGCGCCTCGTCCAGCGCGGCGGGGCGACCACCGCCCACCTCCAACTCCTCCTGTGGGACACGGAGTTCGACGTCGCGGTGGACGGGAGCGGCCGTCCGCTGGTGACGACGTCGCCCGACGACGTCCCGTGCGTGCTGCTGGTCACCGGCGAGGCGCACCGGGCCCGGTTCCCGCGGTCGGACTGGTCGCGGGTGGACCTCGTCGGCCTCGTCACGCTGCTCGCGGACGGCACCGACGTGTTGATCAACCCGGACGGCGCCGCCGCGGTCCGGCTGACCGGCGACTTCATCCGCGACACGGTGCTGCTCGGCGAAGAGGTGGGCACCGCGTTCACCGTCGACGACCTCGTCACCGACGGGCTCGGGGTGACGCGGTGGGACGGGGCGGCCGGCCCCGGAGGAGGGACAGCGGAATGA
- a CDS encoding RNA polymerase sigma factor produces MEDVLRAEAPQVLGALVRRFGRFDVAEDAVQEALLAAGRTWPADGVPENPRGWLIRIGYRKMVDLLRADQARRRREREAGLAESAVHDPARHAGPPPDTDDSLTLLLLCCHPALSTTSRVALTLRAVGGLTTAEIAHAHGVPENTMGTRISRAKQRLARAGARFTPPTDDADLADRLAAVAQVLYLVFNEGYTTSAGDRLSRVDLTREAIRLTRMLRDTLPPDDAMAAEVTGLLALMLLTEARQPARTGDDGRLVPLDEQDRTRWHAGLIREGTALLDGVRHQRAIGPYRLQAMIAAAHATAESPERTDWPRIAVLYLWLERLSPTAPVRLSRVVAVSRAYGPERGLALLDDLNRRHHLDRDPLTRQRERAVRAHLLQLTGAPAEAAARYREAAALTDNHVEQRYLRERADHLDPPGDR; encoded by the coding sequence CTGGAGGACGTGCTGCGCGCCGAGGCGCCGCAGGTGCTCGGCGCGCTGGTGCGGCGGTTCGGCCGGTTCGACGTCGCCGAGGACGCGGTGCAGGAGGCGCTGCTCGCCGCCGGCCGCACGTGGCCCGCCGACGGCGTGCCGGAGAACCCGCGCGGCTGGCTGATCCGCATCGGCTACCGCAAGATGGTCGACCTGCTCCGCGCCGACCAGGCCCGGCGCAGGCGCGAACGGGAAGCCGGCCTCGCCGAGTCGGCCGTGCACGACCCCGCGCGCCACGCCGGCCCGCCACCGGACACCGACGACAGCCTCACCCTGCTGCTGCTGTGCTGCCACCCCGCCCTGTCGACCACCTCCCGCGTGGCCCTCACGCTGCGCGCGGTGGGTGGCCTGACCACCGCCGAGATCGCCCACGCGCACGGCGTCCCGGAGAACACGATGGGCACGCGGATCAGCCGCGCCAAGCAGCGGCTCGCCCGCGCGGGCGCCCGCTTCACCCCGCCGACCGACGACGCCGACCTGGCCGACCGGCTGGCCGCCGTCGCGCAGGTGCTGTACCTGGTCTTCAACGAGGGCTACACGACCTCGGCAGGCGACCGGCTCAGCCGCGTCGACCTGACCCGCGAGGCGATCCGGCTCACCCGGATGCTCCGCGACACCCTGCCGCCCGACGACGCGATGGCCGCCGAGGTGACCGGTCTGCTGGCGCTGATGCTGCTCACCGAGGCGCGGCAGCCGGCCCGCACCGGCGACGACGGCCGGCTGGTGCCGTTGGACGAGCAGGACCGCACGCGGTGGCACGCCGGGCTCATCCGCGAGGGGACCGCGTTGCTGGACGGCGTCCGGCACCAGCGCGCGATCGGCCCGTACCGGTTGCAGGCCATGATCGCGGCCGCGCACGCCACCGCCGAGTCGCCCGAGCGGACGGACTGGCCGCGGATCGCGGTGCTCTACCTGTGGCTCGAACGGCTCTCCCCCACCGCGCCGGTCCGGCTCAGCCGGGTCGTCGCGGTGTCCAGGGCGTACGGCCCCGAACGCGGGCTGGCGCTGCTCGACGACCTCAACCGACGCCACCACCTGGACCGCGATCCCCTCACCCGCCAACGGGAACGCGCCGTCCGCGCCCACCTGCTCCAGCTGACCGGCGCCCCGGCCGAGGCGGCCGCCCGCTACCGCGAGGCAGCCGCCCTCACCGACAACCACGTCGAGCAGCGGTACCTGCGCGAGCGGGCCGACCACCTCGACCCGCCGGGTGACCGGTGA
- the pabB gene encoding aminodeoxychorismate synthase component I, whose translation MRTLLIDNHDSFTFNLFQYLAQVNGREPVVIVNDDPRFRLSDLRRFDNVVLSPGPGRPHEPADLGLCRAVLDHGDLPLLGVCLGHQGLCLAHGGTVELVPPRHGVVDRVRHTGADLFAGLPSPLPVVRYHSLAVTALPDSVEPVAWSASDGVLMGVRHRSRPAWGVQFHPESIRTGFGHELLANFRDLSGGGAGVAEPFAPPAAGRAETGSGETGRGVTARGTAAHEVTVRRLDLHPDPEQVFHALYGSSPTAFWLDSSLVGERGRFSIMGDASGPLARVATYDVGTGRVTVGGESFDGPFLDWLEADLAANRVIAPDVPFDFALGWVGYLGYELKAECGGAAAHRSEQPDAAFVFADRALVFDHLERSVHLVALTGSDGWLDRTAAFLEAFDAPRAEPPGVVAAAGSVRLRHDRAQYLKLVDACQEAITAGESYEVCLTNAVTWRGAVDPWQAYRFLRAESPAPFGALLRFDALSVLSTSPERFIRVDRRGVVESEPIKGTRPRGATAEADEALRAGLATSPKDRAENLMIVDLVRNDLGHCAEVGSVEVPRLFAVESYATVHQLVSTVRARLRAGSSAVAAVRAAFPGGSMTGAPKIRTMQIIDGLEAGPRGVYSGALGYFSLSGTADFSIVIRTLVADLDKVSFGVGGAVIALSDPAEEFEETAVKATALLRLLGSAFPGRA comes from the coding sequence ATGCGGACCCTGCTCATCGACAACCACGACTCGTTCACGTTCAACCTGTTCCAGTACCTCGCACAGGTGAACGGGCGCGAGCCGGTCGTCATCGTCAACGACGACCCGCGGTTCCGGCTGTCCGACCTGCGTCGGTTCGACAACGTGGTGCTCTCGCCCGGTCCCGGCCGCCCGCACGAGCCCGCCGACCTCGGCCTGTGCCGCGCGGTGCTCGACCACGGCGACCTGCCGCTGCTCGGCGTGTGCCTCGGCCACCAGGGGTTGTGCCTCGCCCACGGCGGGACCGTCGAGCTGGTGCCGCCCCGGCACGGCGTGGTCGACCGGGTCCGGCACACCGGGGCGGACCTGTTCGCCGGGCTGCCCTCGCCGTTGCCGGTCGTGCGGTACCACTCGCTGGCCGTGACCGCGCTGCCGGACTCGGTGGAGCCCGTGGCGTGGTCGGCGTCCGACGGGGTGCTGATGGGCGTGCGACACCGGTCACGGCCGGCGTGGGGCGTCCAGTTCCACCCCGAGTCGATCCGGACCGGGTTCGGGCACGAGCTGCTGGCGAACTTCCGGGACCTCAGCGGGGGCGGCGCGGGCGTCGCCGAGCCGTTCGCGCCCCCGGCGGCCGGGCGCGCGGAGACCGGGAGCGGGGAGACCGGGCGCGGGGTCACCGCGCGTGGGACGGCCGCGCACGAGGTGACCGTGCGGCGGCTGGACCTGCACCCCGACCCGGAACAGGTGTTCCACGCGCTGTACGGGTCGTCGCCGACGGCGTTCTGGCTCGACAGCAGCCTGGTGGGTGAGCGGGGCCGGTTCTCGATCATGGGCGACGCGAGCGGCCCGCTGGCGCGGGTCGCCACCTACGACGTGGGGACCGGCCGGGTCACCGTCGGCGGCGAGTCGTTCGACGGGCCGTTCCTGGACTGGCTGGAGGCCGACCTGGCGGCCAACCGGGTGATCGCCCCCGACGTGCCGTTCGACTTCGCCCTCGGCTGGGTCGGGTACCTCGGGTACGAGCTGAAGGCCGAGTGCGGCGGCGCGGCGGCGCACCGCTCGGAGCAGCCGGACGCGGCGTTCGTGTTCGCCGACCGGGCGCTCGTCTTCGACCACCTGGAGCGGTCCGTCCACCTGGTGGCGCTGACCGGCTCGGACGGCTGGCTGGACCGCACGGCGGCGTTCCTGGAGGCGTTCGACGCGCCCCGCGCGGAGCCGCCAGGGGTGGTCGCGGCGGCGGGGTCCGTGCGGCTGCGGCACGACCGGGCGCAATACCTCAAACTGGTGGACGCGTGCCAGGAGGCCATCACGGCGGGTGAGAGTTACGAGGTGTGCCTGACGAACGCGGTGACCTGGCGCGGCGCGGTCGACCCGTGGCAGGCGTACCGGTTCCTGCGTGCGGAAAGCCCGGCCCCGTTCGGCGCGTTGCTCCGTTTCGACGCGCTGTCGGTGCTCAGCACTTCCCCCGAGCGGTTCATCCGGGTGGACCGACGGGGTGTCGTGGAATCGGAGCCAATCAAGGGTACGCGGCCGCGCGGCGCGACGGCCGAGGCCGACGAGGCTTTGCGCGCGGGCTTGGCCACCAGCCCCAAGGACCGCGCCGAGAACCTGATGATCGTGGACCTCGTCCGCAATGATCTGGGCCATTGCGCGGAAGTCGGCAGCGTCGAGGTGCCCAGGCTGTTCGCCGTGGAGAGCTACGCGACCGTGCACCAGCTCGTCAGCACCGTTCGGGCGAGACTTCGGGCCGGCAGTTCGGCCGTGGCCGCGGTTAGGGCGGCGTTCCCCGGCGGCTCGATGACCGGCGCGCCCAAGATCCGGACAATGCAGATCATCGACGGGCTGGAAGCCGGGCCGCGGGGTGTCTACTCCGGTGCCCTGGGTTACTTCTCCCTGTCCGGAACGGCCGACTTCAGCATCGTCATCCGGACGCTGGTGGCGGACCTGGACAAGGTGAGTTTCGGCGTGGGCGGGGCGGTCATCGCCCTGTCCGACCCGGCCGAGGAATTCGAGGAGACCGCCGTCAAGGCGACGGCCCTGCTCAGGCTGCTGGGCTCGGCGTTTCCAGGCCGGGCGTGA
- a CDS encoding histone-like nucleoid-structuring protein Lsr2, which translates to MAQQTVVQLIDDLDGSEAAETVTFALDGVEYSIDLSKDNADKLRESLADFVAKARRAGGRKQRKGSGKSTVKAGDKAQAQAIRDWARAQGHQISDRGRIPQGLVVQFQEAHAS; encoded by the coding sequence GTGGCACAGCAGACCGTCGTCCAACTCATCGACGACCTCGACGGCAGCGAAGCCGCCGAGACCGTGACCTTCGCGCTGGACGGTGTGGAGTACTCCATCGACCTCTCCAAGGACAATGCGGACAAGCTCCGCGAGTCCCTGGCCGACTTCGTCGCCAAGGCGCGCCGCGCCGGCGGGCGCAAGCAGCGCAAGGGTAGCGGCAAGAGCACGGTAAAGGCTGGTGACAAGGCCCAGGCGCAGGCCATTCGAGACTGGGCGCGGGCGCAGGGTCACCAGATCTCCGACCGGGGCCGCATTCCCCAGGGCCTGGTCGTGCAGTTCCAGGAAGCGCACGCCTCCTGA
- a CDS encoding alpha/beta hydrolase family protein produces the protein MGNDKVREAFDNFVQLWTTGTTGGRRAPVLRRPDEVGLSYQDVTFPSMDGVPLEGWFIPADSDKLVIHNHFLPGNRYGYPGHLPEFGGLGGFEVNFLPEYRALHDAGYNILAYDMRNHGLSGQGNGGIAGIGLLEYRDVIGSLRYAAARPDTKDMRKVLLSVCLGADSTAVAWSRHPEKFTGIQALVMLQPVSARPVVERFVEGIGMADGFAKFDQAVHERTGFHLDEQTPLRHVHAITVPTLVAQVHDDTMTRPDDVQAIYDALPVADKDLHWIRGTDRRFDGYNYFAEHPGIPIDWFDKHLK, from the coding sequence ATGGGGAACGACAAGGTGCGGGAGGCGTTCGACAACTTCGTCCAGCTGTGGACCACGGGCACGACTGGAGGGCGCCGCGCACCGGTGCTGCGTCGCCCGGACGAGGTGGGCCTGTCCTACCAGGACGTCACCTTCCCGTCCATGGACGGCGTGCCGCTGGAGGGCTGGTTCATCCCGGCCGACTCGGACAAGCTGGTGATCCACAACCACTTCCTGCCCGGCAACCGCTACGGGTACCCGGGTCACCTGCCCGAGTTCGGCGGCCTGGGCGGTTTCGAGGTGAACTTCCTGCCCGAGTACCGGGCGCTGCACGACGCCGGTTACAACATCCTCGCCTACGACATGCGCAACCACGGCCTGAGCGGCCAGGGCAACGGCGGGATCGCGGGTATCGGCCTGCTCGAGTACCGGGACGTGATCGGCTCCCTGCGCTACGCCGCCGCGCGCCCCGACACCAAGGACATGCGCAAGGTGCTCCTGTCGGTGTGCCTCGGCGCCGACTCGACCGCCGTCGCCTGGTCCCGCCACCCCGAAAAGTTCACCGGGATCCAGGCCCTGGTCATGCTGCAGCCGGTCTCGGCCCGCCCGGTCGTCGAGCGGTTCGTCGAGGGCATCGGAATGGCCGACGGCTTTGCGAAGTTCGACCAGGCCGTGCACGAGCGGACCGGGTTCCACCTCGACGAGCAGACCCCGCTCCGCCACGTCCACGCGATCACGGTGCCCACGCTCGTCGCCCAGGTCCACGACGACACCATGACCCGCCCCGACGACGTCCAGGCCATCTACGACGCGCTGCCGGTCGCCGACAAGGACCTGCACTGGATCCGCGGCACCGACCGCCGCTTCGACGGCTACAACTACTTCGCCGAGCACCCCGGCATCCCGATCGACTGGTTCGACAAGCACCTCAAGTGA
- a CDS encoding metal-sensitive transcriptional regulator, with translation MHGYTGDKDAYLKRLRRIEGQVRGLQRMVENDEYCIDVLTQISAATKALQAVSLGLLDEHLKHCVAQAAAEGGQVADEKIAEASAAIGRLVRS, from the coding sequence ATGCACGGTTACACAGGGGACAAGGACGCCTACCTCAAGCGCCTGCGCCGCATCGAGGGTCAGGTCCGGGGCCTCCAGCGCATGGTCGAGAACGACGAGTACTGCATCGACGTCCTGACCCAGATCTCGGCGGCGACGAAGGCGCTCCAGGCGGTGTCGCTCGGCCTGCTGGACGAGCACCTGAAGCACTGCGTGGCCCAGGCGGCGGCCGAGGGCGGCCAGGTGGCCGACGAGAAGATCGCCGAGGCGTCCGCGGCGATCGGCCGCCTGGTCCGCTCGTAA
- a CDS encoding helix-turn-helix domain-containing protein — MSGSDAHRSELGEFLKARRAELSPRQAGLPETGTVRRVPGLRREEVAQLAAISTDYYTRLEQGRVPASAAVLDALARALRLDDDQREYLAELAGKDVLRPRRRARQTVQPTLRRLLDELRGIPAIVLGRRMDIVAWNPLAAALITDFGQIPDKQRNYLRLMFTDPAMRALYTDWEAVAHTCVALLRREAATYPDDPQLIALVGELSVQDPRFRQWWAAHHVVGRRIGTKTLRHPVVGDVTLDWDTLTCTADPEQQLITWTAEPGTPADDKLRILASWTTTHHQGTPPAVPANQPPDPRKDG; from the coding sequence ATGTCCGGCAGCGACGCGCACCGCAGCGAGCTGGGGGAGTTCCTCAAGGCCCGCCGCGCCGAGCTGAGCCCACGGCAAGCGGGCCTGCCCGAGACCGGGACCGTGCGGCGGGTGCCGGGCCTGCGCCGCGAAGAGGTCGCCCAACTCGCCGCGATCAGCACCGACTACTACACTCGCCTGGAACAGGGTCGCGTCCCGGCCTCGGCTGCGGTGCTCGACGCCCTGGCACGCGCGCTGCGCCTCGACGACGACCAGCGGGAGTACCTCGCCGAGCTGGCCGGCAAGGACGTCCTCCGGCCACGGCGCCGCGCCCGGCAGACCGTCCAGCCGACCCTGCGGCGGCTGCTCGACGAGCTGCGCGGCATTCCCGCGATCGTGCTGGGGCGACGCATGGACATCGTGGCCTGGAATCCGCTCGCCGCCGCCCTCATCACCGACTTCGGGCAGATCCCGGACAAGCAGCGCAACTACCTCCGACTCATGTTCACCGACCCCGCCATGCGGGCCCTCTACACCGACTGGGAGGCCGTGGCCCACACCTGTGTGGCGCTGCTGCGCAGGGAAGCCGCGACCTACCCCGACGACCCGCAGTTGATCGCGCTGGTAGGAGAGCTGTCCGTGCAGGACCCGCGGTTCCGCCAGTGGTGGGCGGCCCACCACGTCGTGGGCAGACGCATCGGCACCAAGACCCTCCGGCACCCCGTGGTGGGCGACGTCACCCTCGACTGGGACACGCTCACCTGCACCGCCGACCCCGAACAGCAACTCATCACCTGGACCGCCGAACCCGGCACGCCCGCCGACGACAAGCTCAGGATCCTCGCCTCCTGGACCACCACCCACCACCAGGGAACCCCGCCCGCCGTGCCGGCCAATCAGCCACCGGACCCGCGGAAGGACGGTTGA
- a CDS encoding metallophosphoesterase, producing MLFGAVMGAIHYYVWRRAVRDTTAPGRARRVGTGVVVVLFALLVAGLVIRSPVVAWPGYVWLACAFYLAIAFGLLEVPRALLHRAARRKAARPDLAPPADLAAPASGDLAPVAAGDGAAGARAADGTTRNRTGTGRTGTDGTGTEGKTPVVDGTAAGRAPRGTAGPADPDRRLFLARSLAVVGGVAAAGVVGYGATQALGDPLVKRVPVTLAKLDPRLTGYRIAVVSDIHLGPLLGRAHTERIVRMINEQQPDLVAIVGDLVDGTVAELGEAAAPLRDLVSTHGAFFVTGNHEYYSGAEPWLAELDRLDVHPLRNERLRVERAGAAFDLAGVNDVAGANFADGPDFARALAGRDERDPVVLLAHQPVQAHEAARHGVDLQLSGHTHGGQMFPFHLAVGLQQPVRSGLAEVDGTQVYTSNGAGFWGPPVRVGAPPDITVVELRHNFARR from the coding sequence GTGCTGTTCGGCGCCGTGATGGGCGCGATCCACTACTACGTGTGGCGGCGGGCCGTCCGCGACACCACCGCTCCCGGCCGTGCGCGGCGCGTGGGCACCGGTGTCGTCGTGGTGTTGTTCGCGCTGCTCGTGGCCGGGCTGGTGATCCGGTCGCCCGTGGTGGCGTGGCCCGGTTACGTGTGGCTGGCGTGCGCCTTCTACCTGGCGATCGCGTTCGGGCTGCTCGAAGTCCCCCGTGCGCTGCTGCACCGGGCGGCGCGCCGGAAGGCGGCGCGCCCCGACCTCGCGCCCCCGGCGGACCTGGCGGCGCCCGCCTCCGGGGACCTCGCGCCGGTGGCGGCCGGGGATGGCGCGGCGGGTGCGCGTGCCGCCGACGGGACCACCCGGAACAGGACCGGCACCGGCAGGACGGGCACCGACGGGACGGGCACCGAGGGGAAGACCCCGGTCGTCGACGGGACGGCCGCGGGTCGGGCCCCGCGCGGGACCGCCGGACCGGCCGACCCGGACCGGCGGCTGTTCCTCGCCCGCTCGCTGGCCGTGGTCGGCGGCGTGGCGGCGGCGGGCGTCGTCGGGTACGGCGCGACGCAGGCCCTGGGCGACCCGCTCGTCAAGCGGGTGCCCGTCACCCTCGCCAAGCTCGACCCGCGCCTCACCGGCTACCGCATCGCCGTGGTGAGCGACATCCACCTGGGCCCGCTGCTGGGCCGCGCGCACACCGAGCGGATCGTGCGGATGATCAACGAGCAGCAGCCGGACCTGGTGGCGATCGTCGGCGACCTGGTCGACGGCACGGTGGCGGAGCTGGGCGAGGCGGCGGCCCCGCTGCGCGACCTGGTGAGCACGCACGGCGCGTTCTTCGTCACCGGCAACCACGAGTACTACTCCGGGGCGGAGCCGTGGCTGGCCGAGCTGGACCGGCTCGACGTGCACCCGCTGCGCAACGAGCGGCTGCGCGTCGAGCGGGCCGGCGCGGCGTTCGACCTCGCCGGGGTGAACGACGTCGCGGGCGCGAACTTCGCCGACGGCCCGGACTTCGCGCGCGCCCTGGCCGGGCGGGACGAGCGCGACCCGGTGGTGCTGCTGGCGCACCAGCCGGTGCAGGCGCACGAGGCCGCGCGGCACGGCGTGGACCTCCAGCTGTCCGGCCACACGCACGGCGGCCAGATGTTCCCGTTCCACCTCGCCGTCGGCCTCCAGCAGCCGGTGCGCAGCGGGCTGGCCGAGGTCGACGGCACGCAGGTCTACACCAGCAACGGCGCCGGGTTCTGGGGTCCGCCGGTCCGGGTGGGCGCTCCGCCCGACATCACGGTGGTGGAGCTGCGTCACAACTTCGCCCGCCGATAG